In Stomoxys calcitrans chromosome 2, idStoCalc2.1, whole genome shotgun sequence, the following proteins share a genomic window:
- the LOC106093400 gene encoding large ribosomal subunit protein eL15, producing the protein MGAYRYMQELYRKKQSDVMRYLLRIRVWQYRQLTKLHRSPRPTRPDKARRLGYRAKQGFVIYRIRIRRGGRKRPVPKGCTYGKPKSHGVNELKPYRGLQSIAEERVGRRLGGLRVLNSYWVAQDASYKYFEVILVDTHHNAIRRDPKINWICKHVHKHRELRGLTSAGKSSRGIGKGYRYSQTIGGSRRAAWKRKNRLNMTRKR; encoded by the exons ATGGGAGCTTACCGGTACATGCAAGAACTCTATAGAAAGAAGCAGAGTGACGTTATGCGCTACTTGCTTCGCATTCGAGTTTGGCAGTATCGGCAATTGACAAAACTACATCGTTCTCCGCGACCAACTCGTCCCGACAAAGCACGGCGATTGGGATACCGTGCAAAACAAGGTTTTGTGATCTATAGAATTCGTATTCGCCGCGGCGGTCGTAAACGTCCAGTACCTAAAGGATGTACTTACGGCAAACCTAAGAGTCATGGTGTCAATGAGTTGAAACCGTACCGTGGATTACAATCAATTGCTGAG GAACGCGTGGGACGAAGACTTGGTGGACTTCGAGTTTTGAACTCTTATTGGGTGGCACAAGATGCTTCCTATAAGTATTTCGAGGTGATTTTGGTTGATACTCACCACAACGCTATCCGGCGAGATCCTAAAATCAATTGGATTTGCAAACACGTTCATAAGCACAGAGAACTTCGTGGACTAACTTCTGCAGGAAAGAGCTCACGTGGCATTGGCAAAGGATACAGGTATTCTCAAACTATCGGCGGATCTCGTCGCGCTGCTTGGAAACGTAAGAATCGTTTAAATATGACTAGAAAGCGCTAA